The proteins below come from a single Salvelinus fontinalis isolate EN_2023a chromosome 1, ASM2944872v1, whole genome shotgun sequence genomic window:
- the LOC129857723 gene encoding G-protein coupled receptor 26-like, which translates to MHIADIAVFLFVVVIIVVSLLSNVVVAICFLYNPEIRKQVPGLFILNLTFCNLFLTVSTMPLTLVGLINKGNPGSSGFCQTVGFLDTFLTTNSMLSMGALSIDRWVAVVFPLSYHSRIRHRDAVIALAYTWLHSLSFSMVATCLSWVGYHHLYASCTLCNARASDTKTQFIIYTVVLHSLTFLMTLIVLCVTYLKVLKVARFHCKRIDVITMQTLLLLVDIHPSVRQRCLDEQRQRRQRATKKISTFIGTFVVCFAPYVITRIVELSTPGHISPHWGVLSKCLAYSKAACDPFVYSLLRNQYRKTCSDLANKILKRSSFNSSVRRVENGRATDTNNTKPTQ; encoded by the exons ATGCACATAGCGGACATAGCTGTCTTTCTGTTTGTAGTAGTGATCATCGTTGTCTCGTTGCTGTCCAACGTGGTGGTGGCTATCTGCTTTCTGTACAACCCGGAGATTCGAAAGCAGGTTCCCGGGTTGTTTATCCTCAACCTTACCTTCTGCAACCTGTTTCTTACCGTTTCTACCATGCCTCTAACTCTGGTCGGACTTATCAACAAAGGAAACCCTGGAAGCAGCGGGTTCTGTCAAACTGTGGGTTTCCTGGACACTTTTCTCACCACGAACTCAATGCTCAGTATGGGGGCTTTGAGCATTGATAGATGGGTAGCGGTGGTTTTTCCGCTAAGCTACCACTCCAGAATACGACACCGGGACGCAGTGATAGCTCTGGCATACACGTGGTTACactcgctctccttctccatggtggCCACTTGCCTCTCCTGGGTTGGGTACCATCACCTTTACGCATCCTGTACGCTCTGCAATGCGAGAGCAAGTGACACTAAGACGCAGTTCATCATCTACACTGTGGTTTTACACTCGCTCACTTTTCTCATGACCTTGATTGTGTTGTGTGTAACGTACCTGAAAGTGCTGAAAGTTGCGCGTTTTCACTGTAAACGCATCGACGTGATCACTATGCAGACCTTATTGCTGCTTGTGGATATTCACCCGAG TGTGCGCCAGCGATGCCTGGATGAGCAGAGACAGCGGAGGCAGAGAGCCACCAAGAAGATCAGCACATTCATTGGAACGTTTGTGGTGTGCTTTGCCCCCTACGTCATTACGAG AATTGTGGAGCTCTCCACCCCAGGACACATAAGCCCTCATTGGGGTGTCCTGTCCAAGTGTTTGGCCTACAGCAAGGCAGCCTGTGACCCTTTTGTCTACTCACTGCTCCGAAACCAGTACAGGAAGACATGCAGTGACCTGGCTAACAAGATCTTGAAGAGGAGCTCCTTTAACTCCTCCGTCCGCAGGGTGGAGAATGGCAGGGCTACCGATACCAACAACACCAAACCCACCCAGTGA